TAGGCAATTTCAATGATCACACGGTTGTGATCAGATCATGAGGACATGGTCATGCTAAATAAATTTAAACAAATACAAGAACAATGGGGTGGCTCAAGCGAGGTCATCGATCATTGGCTCGAAACTCGACAAGCTCTCATCGTCGAATATTGCAAGCTAGGTGCCTTGCAGCCAGCTAGCAACGGGCAATCAAACGTTGTTGAACTCCCTTCTCCTAAAGAAATCAGCTCATTCTGCGATCATGTTGTCGATTATATCTCAGAAGGCCATTTTAAGATCTACGATATGGTCATGAAGAAATGGCAAGCAACAGGCTTTAAAACCAATGACGAGATTGATACAACTTACGCGAAGATCGTACTCACAACCGAGCCGCTTCTAGAGTTCAATGATAAGTACGTTAAAGTAAGTGCAAACGATGAGTTGCCTAACTTCGAAGGAGATATGTCGAAAGTAGGTGAACTACTCGAAGTACGTTTTGAAGTCGAAGATACTCTTATCCAGCTTATTGCAGAC
This DNA window, taken from Vibrio chagasii, encodes the following:
- the rsd gene encoding sigma D regulator, coding for MVMLNKFKQIQEQWGGSSEVIDHWLETRQALIVEYCKLGALQPASNGQSNVVELPSPKEISSFCDHVVDYISEGHFKIYDMVMKKWQATGFKTNDEIDTTYAKIVLTTEPLLEFNDKYVKVSANDELPNFEGDMSKVGELLEVRFEVEDTLIQLIADSLAIPPGA